NNNNNNNNNNNNNNNNNNNNNNNNNNNNNNNNNNNNNNNNNNNNNNNNNNNNNNNNNNNNNNNNNNNNNNNNNNNNNNNNNNNNNNNNNNNNNNNNNNNNNNNNNNNNNNNNNNNNNNNNNNNNNNNNNNNNNNNNNNNNNNNNNNNNNNNNNNNNNNNNNNNNNNNNNNNNNNNNNNNNNNNNNNNNNNNNNNNNNNNNNNNNNNNNNNNNNNNNNNNNNNNNNNNNNNNNNNNNNNNNNNNNNNNNNNNNNNNNNNNNNNNNNNNNNNNNNNNNNNNNNNNNNNNNNNNNNNNNNNNNNNNNNNNNNNNNNNNNNNNNNNNNNNNNNNNNNNNNNNNNNNNNNNNNNNNNNNNNNNNNNNNNNNNNNNNNNNNNNNNNNNNNNNNNNNNNNNNNNNNNNNNNNNNNNNNNNNNNNNNNNNNNNNNNNNNNNNNNNNNNNNNNNNNNNNNNNNNNNNNNNNNNNNNNNNNNNNNNNNNNNNNNNNNNNNNNNNNNNNNNNNNNNNNNNNNNNNNNNNNNNNNNNNNNNNNNNNNNNNNNNNNNNNNNNNNNNNNNNNNNNNNNNNNNNNNNNNNNNNNNNNNNNNNNNNNNNNNNNNNNNNNNNNNNNNNNNNNNNNNNNNNNNNNNNNNNNNNNNNNNNNNNNNNNNNNNNNNNNNNNNNNNNNNNNNNNNNNNNNNNNNNNNNNNNNNNNNNNNNNNNNNNNNNNNNNNNNNNNNNNNNNNNNNNNNNNNNNNNNNNNNNNNNNNNNNNNNNNNNNNNNNNNNNNNNNNNNNNNNNNNNNNNNNNNNNNNNNNNNNNNNNNNNNNNNNNNNNNNNNNNNNNNNNNNNNNNNNNNNNNNNNNNNNNNNNNNNNNNNNNNNNNNNNNNNNNNNNNNNNNNNNNNNNNNNNNNNNNNNNNNNNNNNNNNNNNNNNNNNNNNNNNNNNNNNNNNNNNNNNNNNNNNNNNNNNNNNNNNNNNNNNNNNNNNNNNNNNNNNNNNNNNNNNNNNNNNNNNNNNNNNNNNNNNNNNNNNNNNNNNNNNNNNNNNNNNNNNNNNNNNNNNNNNNNNNNNNNNNNNNNNNNNNNNNNNNNNNNNNNNNNNNNNNNNNNNNNNNNNNNNNNNNNNNNNNNNNNNNNNNNNNNNNNNNNNNNNNNNNNNNNNNNNNNNNNNNNNNNNNNNNNNNNNNNNNNNNNNNNNNNNNNNNNNNNNNNNNNNNNNNNNNNNNNNNNNNNNNNNNNNNNNNNNNNNNNNNNNNNNNNNNNNNNNNNNNNNNNNNNNNNNNNNNNNNNNNNNNNNNNNNNNNNNNNNNNNNNNNNNNNNNNNNNNNNNNNNNNNNNNNNNNNNNNNNNNNNNNNNNNNNNNNNNNNNNNNNNNNtttcgtgtagagactcttcttggagttaaacgccagctttaatgccagtttgggcgtttaactcccactcttgtgccagttccggcgtttaacgctaggaattctgagggtgactttgaacgccggtttggccatcaaatcttgggcaaagtatggactatcatatattgctagaaagcccagaatgtctgctttccaacgtcgttgagagcgcgccaattgggcttctgtagctccagaaaatccgcttcgagtgcagggaggtcaaaatccaacagcatctgtagtcctttcttagcctctgaatcagatttttgctcaggtctctcaatttcaaccagaaaatatccctcaatttcagccagaaaatacctgaaatcacagaaaaacacacaaactcatagtaaagtccagaaaagtgaattttaactaaaaactaataaaaatatactaaaaactaactagatcatactaaaaacatactaaaaacaatgccaaaaagcgtacaaattatccgctcatcaaacgccaagtgtaacgtgttttgggcgttgaactccaacttgtaacctgtttctggcgctggacgccagactgcaacatggaactggcattgaacgctagtttacgtcgtctatcttcacgcaaagtatggactattatatattgctggaaagccctggatgtctactttccaacccaattaagagagcgtcaattggacttctgtagctccaaaaaatccattccgagtgcagggagatcaggatccaacagcatcagtagtcctttttcagcctaactcagattttgctcagctccctcaatttcaaccagaaaatacctgaaatcacagaaaaatacacaaactcattgtaaagtccagaaatatgattttttcctaaaaactaataaaattatattaaaaactaattaaaatatgctaaaatctacatgaaaatacccccaaaaagcgtataaaatatccgctcatcaccgcATAAAATATCCCGGCTCATCTTTGATTCGGATGAAAGAAAAGGCTTCTTCATCCTCCATATCATAATCTTCTTCTGGGTCACCTTCATATTCCCCCAGATATTCAGTTAGAATAATTGAAATTGTTCCAACCATGTCATCATCCCCTTCTTCGAAATATTCTTCACCGACATCAACTTCCTTACCTTTGTCAACCCCTGAAGACTGAGCGAttgcttttcctttttctgtCTTTGCAGTAGATGGAATTCCCTTTGGAAACGTCTCTCTATTAGAAGGAAAGACAATTTGGAAGTGTACGGAAGGTGTTGCCCCCTTGCTTACTTCTGCTTGAGGcttattattttgattgaagTTTCTTCTTCCTCCCCTACCTCTTCGATACCCTCTAGCTCGACCACGATAATAAGGATATTAGTTTTGAAGAGGGACCCGATGCCCCCACTGTGTGTTTTGTTGATAAAGGGCATCCCGCTTCTGGAACTCTTGACAGTTTCGAATCCATTGCACGCCTATAGCATGGGATCGGCTTAAAGGCATAATCACATTTTGTTGAGGGGTCTTAGAATTGGGCCCCTCTATACGCCTACCCGGTTGCCTTTGTCGAGGTTGCTCTATATGCCTATAACTCTTTCTTcatcctttctttttcaaagattgcTACAGCCTCAGCATCAAAAACAGCATTGCACCGTGGACACAAAGATACATCCCGGTCTTTAATCTTTTGCTGAACCAAGAAATCCAACAAATATCTCCCACACGGGGATACATCGATCGAACTTGTGACTCAAAATCATCAAGAGCCACATCAAAGTCATAGGACATTCCAACAATGTTCACTCCAAAACATGGTCCAACAAAGCTAGCATCGGCATCAAAAGGATGAACATCAACCTTCATCTCCTTCTTGCCATTATCAAATTTCATGCATCCCTCCATAATAGCTTCCTGAATTAAATCCCTGAAACGAACACAACTATTAGTCGAATGACTAGTTGCTTGGTAAAACTTACGATAAGGTTTTCCTTTTAAATCTTTCACCGAGAGTAAAGTTCTACCCTCAGGCAGAATTAATTGTTTATCTTTAAGCAACACATCAAAAATCTGATCAGATTTTGAAATATCAAAACTATACTTTTTTCCACTTTTCAGTTTCGATTCATTCGACTTTTCACTACTAGGAAGCTTTCTAAGTAAGGAGCAAACATATGGAGGGCCCTTTTTGAGTTCGGCCAAATCGATCTCTATTTCAAAGTCGATTTCCTCCTCTGAGGACTCCATAGTCACATAAGCAACTTTCTCTTTTCGAGTAAAAGGTTTACTCTTTGATCTTTACTCATTTCtatgtttttctttctcattcttCATAAATTTGGTCTGACGAACCTTTTCAACCAGATGGACTAAATCAAGGATAGACACATTAAGCAACTTTCTGTGCATATAAAATTCTAGCCCCATAATTACTATTTTCACCACTTCACTCtcagaaaatgaaaaatagcaTCTACTTCTAGCGTTCTTGAAATGTATCATATAATCGTCAATGGTTTCACCATCTTCACGTTTCAATACCACTAGATTGGTAACTGGCACATTCATTTTCCCTCGATGGAACTGAGCGTGAAAAGTAGTTTCCAACTGATTCCATGTCGTTATCGAATTTGGTCTAAGATTCGAAAACTAAGTAAATGCATTCTTCGTTaacaaagaaggaaaaaacttcattttcaaattttcatcattAGCTAAATTTCCAATCTCGACCAAATATCGAGTGAcatgtttagtggttgattcTCCGACTTCCCCAGCAAACTTTGTTATTATCTTTGGGTTTTTCATCCCTCTTGGTACTTCAGCCATTTGAACAACTTGAGGGAAAGCATACATAAAGTGGGGTGATTCATAAAACCAACATTCAAACTAACTTGATTAAGTACTTCCTCCACAATTTTGGTGACTTGATAACGTTCACCGCCATGATTAGCACGTAATCTGGCTAGAAAGTCATCAGCATTTTGGCCTCGGGGAATTACATGAGGATTTTCTCGATCAAAgacattattttcattttgaaatatattttcaaatccttCATTATTTCTCCTGACATTATGCCTTTCACATTCTTCATAATCTACGATTTGAGCTATACGTTCGACTTGTCTAGCAAGATGTTCGAATTTCGATTCGTGATCAGCCATCATAGGATTTAGAATTGTGGTCATTTGTTGAGTCAATAAATTGACTAAATCATGATGACTTTGCTTTACTTGTTGTCGATATGCTATCATCGAATTAGCAACATTCGACGTAGAGCCAACATTATAATCACGAGAATACTCAGAATACTATTGTGGGTTTTGAGAATTATTTCCTCCATTTACACTCCCAAATCGGACAGGAGGAACAAAACCACTCACTAATGGGGTATAACCAGGAGGAAGACCATAAAGAGGCCAACCAGTGGTTAATAGAGGTTGGAATGATGGCAAGGTACCACGTGTACGAGTATTACGTCTAACATTCTCAGTTTGAATAGTTGTAACTGCAATACTTTCACTCCCAATTGCACCTTCTGAACGTGAAGTCACGTCCGCTTGTTGCACAATTACTGGTAGGCTATCATTGATGGATGAACCACCATTCACATTTGACACTTTATCAGCCATGTGAATGATTTAGGGCGTGCCAATttgttttgtcgatttttagcaaatcgatggTGGTTCGAGATCTAGTGGTCTGGGAGCGAAACCTACTCCTCTTTGCTGGTACCAGTTTTctaaaagtgcatcaaagtgtcTTCGATTAGATGGATATCGAGATgatagataaattaaaatttgtaaaaaccataaaacaaatgaaaaataagattttcgAAAAGAAAGTATGCTGGAATTGAAAAGATTGCGTTGAAgtttaaagaaagcaataaaatgccTTTGACTGGGTGAAAGGACTTTGgcataaaatttaaagatgcTGAAATGTAAATTGGATatggaaaattaaagaaatgctTGAAAGATAAATTTACTTGAAAAGTAAAGTTTACAAGAAGATAAActgaaaagataaaaacatgGAAGGAACCCTACATAAAAGAAACTCGATCGCAGACTCAGGAATTCGCAGGGAATGTGAGTGTACTTGAGTGTTTTTTAAGTTAAAGTTCCAACCCTTATTCCCTAACACTTTCTAGTATTTATAGTAATTTGTTTTGTAACCGACGAGTAATTATGTAGCACCATCCTGGAGATAACCGTTCCCGCTCTTTCGCCACTAAGTGTTACACATTAATTCATCACGTGGTAAAAGTCTTCAACTCCTTCACTACTGTAATTGCTCGATCCGCTTATTCGAATATCTTGTTCGATTGCCTATCTCAAATATTTGTTCGATTTAATAAGGCGTTTCGAAATCGAACCCGTATCGAGTACCTCCAACAAATGCCTGCACTTGTATCTTTTCGATAACTACTTATATCTTCGATTTCTTCACCGCTTCGAATTAATTTACCTTAATCGAAAATAACAAGTTGAAACGGAggaaataattaggattttcttttctttatttaaatttgtttaagaaaaaaaatcatgttatTCTTTATTCATGAAGAAGCCTAAATTGGGTGGGTGAAGACtatttcaattcaaaattttattcaagcaattttaattttaaataatttttcagttttaattatatatataacttaaaaaaaaacttagcaAAACTTTCCTTTCATTTTACCAGTACTTTATTTGTGTTACGGGAAAAGAATCTAGACGGTCAAAATAAGGGGAGGGTAATTTGGGAATACGACAAGTGATTATCCACATCGAGTTAGTTACACATCCTCATAGATTATTATTGGTAGTACTCTACCTTGGGCGTATTAAAATCTCAATAATAATGCTATTACTATTACtttcgaaataataaataacaataattaattactataGCATAAAATAATCAACAGtgggataaaaaaaagaaacaaaaaaaagcatgtttttccAATTCTCCAATTTTCTTCCTCCATTAATGCCAATGCAGAGACAGACCTAGTAATAGTATTCATAATTTCTCTCATCAAAGATTAAAGCAAAAAAGGGACAcaatataataaaacaaaaaaaaagctaCTCTACCTACACCTTGTTGCTTATACAACTTGTGGCGCCATTTGCAGAGGTTTTTGCTTCTCGTTCAAACCTCTCAGCAAGTGACAACCGTTTTTCTGCTAAACCTTGAAACATCAAACACACTCACATTCCACAGAACAACacactctctttttctttttccttcattttctttctcttttccgCTTCAATGGAACCACTTAAGGAGAGTGTGTTTTCCGGTTCAACCGCGAACACAAACTCCGATACACCGCTAACTACCCAGTTTCCACCCCAGGTGATGAACTTGAACTTTGGAAACCTTGGAGGAGGACcgcaaccaccaccaccaccaccacaaccGCAACCACAGCCACCACGGGAACAACCACAAGCGCCACCAGGCACAGCTACAATGTCACCGGCAACAACAGGAACAGGTGGTGCTTCGGGGCAAGGGAGTTTGGAGTTGTttgggaagaagaagagagggagacCAAGAAAGTATGACTCCGAAGGGAACCTCAGGGTGCCAAACCAACCACCACCGGGATTCTCTCTAACTCCGGGTTCGGGTTCGGGTTCAGAGTTTTCATCAAAACGGGGTCGTGGCAGTAGTGCAAAGTCACATGCTTCTGGAAGCTGGaaccttctttcttctttgggTGAGTTACTAGTTTTACTTTTTTGTTTCCTGTCAtattattccctttttcttttgtatcaAGTGTTCTTGGTGGTTTGGTGAATGGTGAGCGGTGTGACCTCACTCTCTCTATTGTTTGGTTGATGGGAAAATGCAAGAATCCTTTGTGTACGCTGTACCAACTAAAACGAACACATCAATATAATATTGTATTATAGGTTGACTCATCCTTCTTCTGGAAAAAAAATGGAACTATCTAATGTCTccgttttgtttttgttgggtTTAGACGGTTCCAGAAAGAAAATTTCTTCATCTCTCTCTGATCTTTGTTTTTTAGAGAAAAAGTATTTGGAGGGGGAACATTTTTTTTCAGGAGTAGCTTCATACATTTTTTAACTGTGTTCTTGACCGTTCATTCTGAAATGGCAGAACATTCTGTTTTGGACTTTTGGCTCATTATCAATGAAAAAGACGTGAACTTTTTCCTGATTTTAgcttataatttaatattgttCTGTGCAACTGGTCGGAGCTTATGTGAGGGGGAAAAGAGATTTTTTTGGGGGGTTGAATTTATTATGCATATTATCTCGAGCGTGAAAATTTACCCTTCTTTCTGTTGTCTTTTGAAGGCTTGCTTGGAAGCACAACTGGTACTGATTTTACACCTCATGTTGTGACAGTTAATGCTGGAGAGGTAATCTAATCTAGAACAAAGTGTAGGTTGTTGTTGGCTTCATGAGATTGATGATATAGTTTGAATTATGATGATTGAAGCTTTTTTAACCTTTTCACCTCCCAGGACGTTGCTGGAAAGATTTTCTCGATTGCACAGAAGGGTCCTATGGGAATATGCATTCTTTCTGCAAATGGAGCTATATCTAAAGCTACCTTGCGCCAACCTGGTTCTTCTGGTGGCCTATTAACATACGAGGCATGATCTCCTAGTTCTATGTGTTCTTTCAGTAATTTCGTTTTTCTATCTAATTAAATTGAATGCAATAACCTTGAGGTTTTATCAAACCATCACTTTATGGTGAAGACTGAAGTGGGCCAAATTATGAACAATGTTTCTCGAAGGATCTTTCAGTTTGTCTGATTTAATGGGGTAGCCTATTTTCGTCTGTTGCTAAGTTTAGAGTTAAGATATATCAGATGTGATTGCATTCATCATCTTTATGTAAAGTGGCATGTGTTTTCTCTCCTTAGTTTTGGACAAAATTTCCCCTTCTGTTTATCTTGCTGCTTGTTTGGAAGACAAATCCACTTGCCCTATTTCAAAGTAAATGTTGCTTTGAACAATTTGATACTACATTAAAAGTCAATGTATTTGGACATAGTTTGTGTCCAGATACATCGGATTTTTCAATGTATCAAATTAGTAAACAAGCAAGATTTATTTTGAAACTGAGGCGGTAACATTTTGCTGCAAGTTACTTTCAAATATGCAGATCTTATACCTCAGTAGAGATTAATCCACTTGCCAGAGATCTCTCTTTTCTTATCTCGCTGTTAAGCATACTTCTAGTCATGACCTTTAAAGGatagttttcattcttgtgCAAATCGCTAAATCATGTTAACATAATGATCATCATAACTTGGCATGTCGTAATTTGCTGGTTCAAATTCCAGAACCTGAGTTTCAGCTGTATTCTTCAGAGAAAATATAGTTTTGAAGCAAAATTTTAAGGATGGACATGGTTACCCTGTATAAGCGCTCACCATAAAATGTTAGATTTGTACAACATAAATGTTAGGTTTCCTCAAGTTGATGTTTCCATGTCTAGCAAGAAAGATGCAAAGACACTGTCATAAATCTAGAAAGATTATGTGAATTCCTTTTGCTCTTTTATATGTACTGCaagttataataattatttccaGATATTCTTGAATAACTGAGTTCTGTTTCCTTTCAGGGTCGATTTGAGCTTTTATCCTTGTCTGGATCATTCACAGTCCCGGATAGTAGTGCTGCAATTCCTTCTAGTGGATTGAGTGTCTCACTGGCTGGTCCTGATGGTCGCGTGATAGGAGGGGGTGTTGCTGGTTTATTGACAGCTGCTACCCCAATCCAGGTATGACACTTCTCTTTTGCCTTGTTTCAGTTCTAGGTAACTGAAACAACTATAGATTCTTTCTGTATTTAATGTATATTGCAATTACTTTAGTGAAGTTTTAGTTAAATCTCCTCGATGAACTTATCCCGAAGCCTGCATGTTGgtgaaagcaaaagaaaaatgttcaTTAGTAGCAAAAAAATCAGTAGTATGTTAATCCATGTTATCTTCCAGATTCATGAATAAGATACTTGAACCAGTATTGTTTCTTTTATCACTTTCATGGTTGCAATCAAGTGCAACGTTAAAGATTGTATATAGCTTCCAGTTCTAGCACTTTTGCATTGTTCATCTTTTTAAGGATACACACCATCATCTACCTCTATTGGAAATTTATGTAAGCTATGTTTTCAGATTGTAGTGGGAAGCTTCATGCCAAATGGTCAAAAGCCCCAAAAAAGGAAATATACCCGTCAACCGGTAGCCTCTCATGCTGCTTCAGGACCTATGGCAACAGTATCAGCTGCAGGACCTATCTCACAATCAAATCCTGGTGGTGAAAATCCTCTGGGATCTTTATCTCAGTTGCCAGACCAAGGTCAGAGAGAATCAGTCAGCGCATCGAGCGATAAACTGAATTTAGATGATACGCTTAATGGTGATAATTGGAATGATACTGAAGATTTTTCGGATCATAGGCCATCCCCAGACATCAACATATCTTTGCCTGATGAATAGAAAGGTCTTGGCAAATGGCAATGAAATTAATTTACTTGATAACAAGCCATAAATCTTGTAGCGTTCTTGTCATTTGTGTAACCGTTTCTGTTATTCTGTTTTGCAGGTGATCCAGAGGCTCACATAACCGAATGCTAACACCTAAAAACTTTGTCATGACAACTAGGTTATTGACACGATGTACAGTTGTCAGAAATTAGAAATGATTATTGAAGCCTCACTATTTTTGATCATGAGTTTTTATCAAACACTCGGAAGTTGGCTAGTGTTTGTTCTTTCGAATTGTCTTGTGGCTTGAGGATTCGGTTGGATAGGATGATGGTAGAGATTTTACGCTACGCTGAGGAGTTTGTTATGGTTGGTTGGTTGTTGTTTTCCGAGAACTGGCATTTTTCTCTTTATGACCTCATCCACACTTCTCTTGCTTAGAATTGTTACTTATAGCAGCTCTCTTATGAAATCTAACTCCAAAGAACGTACATAAAAATGAAGATCCGACCAGCGTTTAGTAGTTTCATACGCGGGCGAGTGGAGTGCAATCTGTCATATGGCCTGTGCAAAATCATACTAGCATGTGTGGCAGTGTGAGGAACAATACGCCTAACCTATGAACCAATGGAATTTTCTGAAGTACGGTTAAGATCAGGCCCCAATAAAATTCAGTAGGGGTATTGTAGGTTCGGAAaccaaaaaaattgattttgctaCTAAGTGTTTTAAAAATTCACATTATGAGTTTGAGGCTTATATTCTTCGATGGTGAACGTCATAAATCATAATGTAGTATTGTAGTGTCACCAAAAAtaaagtgtgtgtttggattacagtttgcaaaccagagtttgcataaaattgattttgtaaaattgattttgatgataaGTTAATTTGGGTtaacgtgatttatgtttggtaatctttatatcaaaattgattatagtaaaataaatgttgtttggattatactattcaaaatcacttttagatgaaaaattactaaaatagacatcaatTTTATATACATGCAAAATcagaatactataaaaaataatataaaaaatatttatcatataaataaaataaatacaataaaaaataaaaatataaaggagagtactataaattttataatgtcacacaaaaagaaaatattctataattttttttagtatcgtcagtactctttaatttagtattattttagactataaatttttattatttatggctctattgttacttataattagtatataataaaGACGAAAATAAAGTACAATCAGAAGTACAATAAAAACGGAAAAAACATAGCAAACATCGTATATAATAATTACGATCAAcaacatatattatataaaaaaatataataaaaagtaaataaaattcatacgaataaaaccaaataaaaaaataaaaaaaattatacacaacataaatatagtataataaaggatagaaaaaagaatttatataaacaaaaaataataaattttttatctcgAGCgtgattgaaataaatttgtatgaaaaaaaattggaacaaAAAACATATACAAAGAACtattgtaaaagttatatggttacttgcatttttttatagaagaaaacaaaggataaagttggtagaaaagaaaaaaaattctcatcTAATTTCTTAATGATAACCAAACTTTTCCAACGTGAACGTATAAGCTAGAAATTTTTGCTTCTCATAAACGTACGTTTAGAAGTATAAGCACTTCTAGGTTGAAAGTTTCAAAagattgccaaacataaaagtGTAACGTTCAAGACACTCAAACggacttctctcttcttcaacgTGAACCCCAAACACACCCTAAGAAGCCCCAAAAAAGACGCATGCCCCGTGGGTTTGTAATAGCTTAAGAAATTTTTTCAGAAAGATTCAAATTCGAATTATTAGTTATTGATTAGTTTCTTttagaaagataagatttagttttattttagatttgaaTTATTTATCTTATTCTTCCAAAGATAATAttagatttagtttttgtatttgaattttagataggatttaggatataaataagtgaacgATGGTTCACAGAAAAACATATCATCATCAACTCATCACTGGATAATTATTCATCCAGCATCTCATTCattggttttgttttttttttttgttttttgtttatcATGAGTAACTAACTCTCCTTTATTAAGGATTAGGAGTTCTGTTTGATTTTCATGGATTGGTAATAtgattgtttcttttatttttgacttaTGCATTGATACATTTTCAAGATTAAGTCTCATTTTTCAtctttaatagttaaaaatattgGAAAATACTCTAATTCTATCTTGGATCTTGTTACTTTAGAAAATTTAATATCGGGATTAGCTTGAAACTCTTTCTCATAGTTTTTCAACTTGGCTAGGAATAGTATTTTGAAAGTTGTGCAATGTTAAATTGGAATTGTGCTTAACCTCTTTTCTTAATTAGTTGACCAAGAAATTGACGATTAATAAGttaaagggaaattaaattgctaaAGAATTAGAATTTGATTATATATGATTTGTCGTACAAGTATTTTGCATGGATCAAAGTAAATAAACATGAGGACGGATTtccttttttgaaaattaaatgtcTCCGAAGCTTTTAATGTCTTTATTCACTATTTCTTTCTTCAAATTTATAAGGATTCACTCATTCACACCAAACACTCTtctttattgttatttatttttccaagaTTCACATTCTTCATCTTGCAAAGGTTTGATCATTCTAATTGAAAGATTCAATTAAAAGTTGCTTGTTCAATTATTTAATTCTCGTGAGAATGATATCTACTCACCGTGATATTGTTTGGAGTGATTTGGTATACTTTCTAATATTCGgccgtatcaagtttttggctcATTATATTCAGCATTAGCCTCTTCGGCAATGGCTTTGGAGTCGTCAGCGGTAGCCAGTACCGGTTTGTGTACCGAAGAAGATGCTAACCTTCTTCTTGCCTTGTTGACCTTGGGCTCGGGCTCCTTCTCGATGATGCATTTGGGAAGCTCAATGGACTTGGACTTTTGTAAGCTAGATCTAGCAATGATACGACCCATGAGAATTGATATTGAGGTAGTGAGAACTATCACAAACTTGCAATTCTCAAGTATCATGATGGCAATGTTTTTGGCAACCTCGGAAGCGACGTTGGAAGGCTCAAGCTTGCATTTGATTATGGTGGACATCAGATCCAAGGGTAAAATCTTAATGGAGATGGATGACTCTTCCATAAAAATGAATTGAAAAGTAGAAAATTAGAGGAAGAACGGTGAGTTGATATGATTTTGAGGGTTTGGTGGTTGGTGAAAGTAGTTGGGAATTGTGTATGTGTGAAAGAGAGGCTGTGGTAGGAGGAAAAGTGAGAGAGAAGGTTATGTTACATTGAAAACTCAATCTTTATTGCTCGCAGTGTTCTTGGTGATGATAGTAATGGTGGTGGTCATATGAGAAAGGAGAGACGATGGTCATTGGTAGAGACTAAAGGTAACAGTGAAGGTGAGGTGGTTCAACTAGGATTGAAAAGGATAAGGATTAAAAGTGGGATGAGTTTGAGAATGGAATTAGGGTTAGTAAAAAaggataatttgaaaattttttatcttttttttagtgtttggatAGTTTTGTCAAACAAAATTCATCTTTATGGgtacaactttattattttttttttgtggataGATTTgttaactttaaaaatatttataagtagAAATGGTAG
This portion of the Arachis duranensis cultivar V14167 chromosome 6, aradu.V14167.gnm2.J7QH, whole genome shotgun sequence genome encodes:
- the LOC107493639 gene encoding AT-hook motif nuclear-localized protein 1-like, with product MEPLKESVFSGSTANTNSDTPLTTQFPPQVMNLNFGNLGGGPQPPPPPPQPQPQPPREQPQAPPGTATMSPATTGTGGASGQGSLELFGKKKRGRPRKYDSEGNLRVPNQPPPGFSLTPGSGSGSEFSSKRGRGSSAKSHASGSWNLLSSLGLLGSTTGTDFTPHVVTVNAGEDVAGKIFSIAQKGPMGICILSANGAISKATLRQPGSSGGLLTYEGRFELLSLSGSFTVPDSSAAIPSSGLSVSLAGPDGRVIGGGVAGLLTAATPIQIVVGSFMPNGQKPQKRKYTRQPVASHAASGPMATVSAAGPISQSNPGGENPLGSLSQLPDQGQRESVSASSDKLNLDDTLNGDNWNDTEDFSDHRPSPDINISLPDE